The window GCATGACGTTCGCGAAGGCACCGACACCCGGAACGACGAGTCCGTCGGCCTCGCTCGCGGCCACGCGATCGTCGGTGAGTGCCACGTCGGCCCCGGCCGCCTCGAGCGCCTTGACGGCCGAGTGGACGTTGCCCGAGCCGTAGTCGAGGACGACGACGCTCGGCCGCCCCGTCGTCACAGGCTGCCCTTCGTGGAGGGCACGCCGACGACCTCGGGGTCACGACGCTTGGCCGCACGGAACGCCCTGGCGAACGCCTTGAACTCGGCCTCCGCGATGTGGTGCGGATCGCGTCCCCGCACGAGGTCGATGTGCACCGTGAGCGCGGCGTGGAAGGTGATCGCCTCGAACACGTGACGCACCATCGCACCCGTGAAGTGACCGCCGATGAGGTGATAGACGAACGCCTCGGGCTCCCCCTCGTGGACGAGGAACGGTCGCCCCGAGATGTCGACGACCGCCCGGGCGAGCGATTCGTCGAGCGGGACGAGTGCGTCGCCGTAGCGGGCGATGCCGGACTTGTCGCCGAGCGCGAGACGGATCGCCTGCCCCAGCACGATGGCCGTGTCCTCGACCGTGTGGTGCACATCGATGTCC is drawn from Pseudoclavibacter chungangensis and contains these coding sequences:
- the hisB gene encoding imidazoleglycerol-phosphate dehydratase HisB, with product MSTPRTATVTRSTSESSIELTIDLDGTGVADIATTVPFYDHMLTAFAKHSLSDLTVRASGDTDIDVHHTVEDTAIVLGQAIRLALGDKSGIARYGDALVPLDESLARAVVDISGRPFLVHEGEPEAFVYHLIGGHFTGAMVRHVFEAITFHAALTVHIDLVRGRDPHHIAEAEFKAFARAFRAAKRRDPEVVGVPSTKGSL